The following are encoded together in the Pithys albifrons albifrons isolate INPA30051 chromosome 5, PitAlb_v1, whole genome shotgun sequence genome:
- the LOC139672096 gene encoding acrosin-like, whose amino-acid sequence MRGALTRSSWHMLLAAMPLLCLLVLLATPALGSWNTCGGTCGRQPMTSSDDQGKTRVVGGTSAQAGAWPWLVSIQDPETPGTGHLCGGSLISTQWVLTAAHCFVDARNISDWRVVIGATQLTEPGAGTEVRQIKQLVVHENYSSADQSNDIALLQLDQPVECNLYVQLGCVPNATVDVPELDICYVAGWGATTARAQKTSDVLQEAQVNLINVELCNSTDWYAGDVHTHNLCAGYPEGGIDTCQGDSGGPLMCKDNDTDYFWVVGVTSWGKGCARAKRPGIYTSTQYFYDWILAQMGLLPQAEAPTSQTWDYFPTTAQAWGHFPTAPRPTQNPWPRPPATQNPWPRPPATQNPWPRPPATQNPWPRPPATQNPWPRPTATQKPWTRPTVTQQPWTRPPTTQKPWTNPPTTQKPRPPPTPVDKSCPFPVKKLVKFFTQMEKLLKALQKKPA is encoded by the exons ATGCGAGGAGCCCTCACCCGTAGCAGCTGGCACATGCTGCTGGCAGCCATGCCCTTGCTCTGcctccttgtcctgctggccacgcctGCGCTGGGCTCGTGGAACACCTGCGG AGGGACCTGTGGGCGCCAGCCCATGACTTCCAGTGATGACCAAGGCAAGACACGTGTTGTGGGTGGCACAAGTGCCCAGGCAGGGGCCTGGCCCTGGCTCGTCAGCATCCAGGATCCTGAGACACCAGGCACAGGGCATCTGTGCGGAGGGTCCCTCATCAGCACACAGTGGGTCCTCACAGCAGCCCACTGCTTCGTCGATGCCAG GAACATCAGCGATTGGCGCGTGGTGATCGGGGCCACCCAGCTGACTGAGCCGGGCGCCGGGACCGAAGTGCGCCAGATCAAGCAGCTGGTGGTCCACGAGAATTACAGCTCTGCCGACCAGAGCAATGACATCGCCCTGCTGCAACTGGACCAGCCCGTGGAGTGCAACCTCTACGTCCAGCTGGGCTGTGTGCCCAATGCCACGGTGGACGTGCCAGAGCTGGACATCTGCTACGTTGCTGGCTGGGGAGCCACCACTGCGAGAG CTCAAAAAACAAGCGATGTCCTGCAGGAGGCCCAGGTCAACCTCATCAATGTTGAGCTCTGTAACAGCACTGATTGGTACGCAGGGGATGTCCACACCCACAACTTGTGTGCTGGCTATCCAGAGGGAGGCATTGACACCTGCCAG GGTGACAGTGGTGGTCCTCTCATGTGCAAAGACAATGACACTGACTACTTTTGGGTTGTTGGAGTGACCAGCTGGGGAAAAGGCTGTGCAAGAGCAAAACGGCCTGGAATCTATACCTCCACTCAGTACTTCTATGATTGGATCTTGGCCCAGATGGGCCTGCTCCCACAAGCAGAAGCTCCTACATCACAGACATGGGATTATTTTCCAACTACTGCACAAGCCTGGGGTCATTTTCCGACTGCTCCGCGACCCACTCAGAACCCATGGCCAAGACCACCTGCCACTCAGAATCCATGGCCAAGACCACCTGCCACTCAGAATCCGTGGCCAAGACCACCCGCCACTCAGAATCCATGGCCAAGACCACCTGCCACTCAGAATCCGTGGCCAAGACCCACTGCCACCCAGAAGCCATGGACAAGGCCCACTGTCACCCAGCAGCCATGGACGAGACCACCCACCACTCAGAAGCCATGGACAAATCCACCCACCACTCAGAAGCCAAGGCCACCACCAACACCAGTGGACAAGTCCTGCCCATTTCCAGTCAAGAAGCTGGTGAAATTCTTCACTCAGATGGAGAAACTCCTGAAGGCCCTACAGAAAAAACCAGCTTGA
- the REELD1 gene encoding reelin domain-containing protein 1, which produces MEDGRRAHTAIVGWACTTLCLVSYAAAFSHGASLSACTDMMPRHLRVQLHSPNSNYVTVHTNMSFYFPGDKVPVTVRSTRDYMGFMLQARRVSNNEIAGTFIFMPSGSKLLTCFEDGDTVTHSDKSLKRNLSFVWKAPDQPIGDIKFFISIVQSYFVYWAKIESAVVAQEGQNETFAGSSKKPDTADPTLSQGPADPHPTGPTSPAVSPLHALALSVSPSGIVATSAPEPGFGVGSDAHPIAEPRQSARTSRAVFNGSIGSRGRGLEPPFPTQEAGMVDALQALLSPDNASSFSTNGAGSNASAATPHLCLMCTDDSQASTESGAISKDSLHVTASPSALHVHTDLGDTAATTAWFGDANAAGNSSLASRQMAEGELALQPEETGTRGEKEKEEEAGGNALPWVTRPAPKSAVPGKGEKPGRGSRLLAAQLGILLVCTVVLGLALAAATRCVCAQHCHKRTEVSFDEPGPGSTARENGEGVLFQKVRENSFVLVQAEYNWVSPSSRGKKTII; this is translated from the exons ATGGAGGACGGCAGGAGAGCCCACACTGCCATTGTTGGCTGGGCATGCACCACCCTGTGCCTGGTCTCCTACGCAGCCGCCTTCTCACACGGCGCCAGCCTCTCTGCCTGCACTGACATGATGCCCAGGCACCTCAGggtgcagctgcacagccccaaCAGCAACTACGTCACTGTCCACACCAACATGTCCTTCTACTTCCCAGGAGACAAGGTTCCAG TGACAGTGAGGAGCACCCGGGATTACATGGGCTTTATGCTTCAAGCTCGCAGAGTGTCTAATAATGAAATTGCTGGCACATTCATTTTCATGCCTTCTGGTTCCAAGCTGCTGACTTGTTTTGAAGATGGGGACACTGTCACCCACTCAGACAAGTCCCTGAAGAGAAACCTGTCCTTTGTATGGAAAGCACCAGACCAACCCATTGGAGACATCAAGTTTTT CATCTCCATAGTCCAGTCATACTTTGTTTACTGGGCAAAGATTGAATCTGCTGTTGTGGCTCAGGAAGGGCAAAATGAGACGTTTGCTGGCAGCAGCAAGAAGCCTGACACGGCAGACCCCACGCTCTCGCAGGGACCAGCTGACCCACACCCCACAG GTCCCACCTCTCCCGCAGTGTCCCCTCTGCATGCCCTGGCACTCTCTGTCAGCCCCAGTGGCATCGTGGCAACATCAGCACCGGAACCAGGTTTTGGTGTCGGGTCAGATGCCCATCCCATTGCTGAGCCAAGGCAGTCGGCCCGGACTTCACGGGCTGTGTTTAATGGGAGCATCGGGTCCAGAGGTCGGGGGCTGGAGCCACCCTTTCCCACCCAAGAAGCTGGCATGGTGGATGCCTTGCAAGCTCTCCTCTCCCCGGACAATGCCTCCAGCTTCAGCACCAATGG AGCAGGAAGCAATGCCAGTGCTGCCACCCCACACCTGTGTTTGATGTGTACAGACGACAGCCAG GCCAGTACAGAGAGTGGGGCCATCTCGAAAGACTCCCTGCACGTGACAGcatctccctctgccctgcacgTACACACTGACCTGGGTGACACAGCTGCAACCACAGCCTGGTTTGGGGATGCCAACGCTGCTGGTAATTCATCCTTGGCTTCAAGGCAAATGGCAGAAggagagctggcactgcagccagaGGAGACAGGCACTCGGggtgagaaagagaaggaggaggaagcaggtgggaatgccctgccatgggtgACCAGACCAGCTCCCAAATCTGCTGTtcctgggaaaggagagaagcctggcagaggaagCCGACTCCttgcagcccagctgggcatCCTCCTGGTGTGCACCGTGGTGCTgggcctggcactggcagctgccacgcgctgtgtctgtgcccagcactgccacaagCGGACAGAGGTGTCCTTTGATGAGCCAGGCCCCGGCAGCACCGCCAGGGAAAACGGTGAGGGCGTGCTCTTCCAAAAGGTTCGCGAGAACAGCTTCGTGCTGGTGCAGGCTGAGTACAACTGGGTCAGCCCCTCGAGCAGGGGGAAGAAGACAATCATCTGA